One Nomascus leucogenys isolate Asia chromosome 22a, Asia_NLE_v1, whole genome shotgun sequence DNA segment encodes these proteins:
- the DXO gene encoding decapping and exoribonuclease protein isoform X2, with amino-acid sequence MYMGYKFEQYMCADKPGSSPDPSGEVNTNVAFCSVLRSRLGSHPLLFSGEVDCTDPQAPSTQPPTCYVELKTSKEMHSPGQWRSFYRHKLLKWWAQSFLPGVPNVVAGFRNPEGFVSSLKTFPTMKMFEYVRNDRDGWNPSVCMNFCAAFLSFAQSTVVQDDPRLVHLFSWEPGGPVTVSVHRDAPYAFLPIWYVEAMTQDLPSPPKTPSPK; translated from the exons ATGTACATGGGATACAAATTTGAGCAGTACATGTGTGCAG ACAAACCTGGAAGCTCCCCAGACCCCTCTGGGGAGGTTAACACCAACGTGGCCTTCTGCTCTGTGCTACGCAGCCGCCTGGGAAGCCACCCTCTGCTCTTCTCAGGGGAGGTAGACTGCACAGACCCCCAGGCCCCATCCACACAGCCCCCGACCTGCTATGTGGAGCTCAAGACCTCCAAGGAGATGCACAGCCCTGGCCAATGGAGGAGTTTCTACAG ACACAAGCTCCTGAAATGGTGGGCTCAGTCATTCCTCCCAGGGGTCCCGAATGTTGTTGCTGGCTTCCGTAACCCAGAGGGTTTTGTCTCTTCCCTCAAGACCTTTCCTACCATGAAGATGTTTGAATATGTCAGG AATGACCGTGACGGCTGGAATCCCTCTGTGTGCATGAACTTCTGTGCCGCCTTCCTTAGCTTTGCCCAGAGCACAGTTGTCCAGGATGACCCCAG GCTCGTTCACCTCTTCTCTTGGGAGCCTGGCGGCCCAGTCACTGTGTCTGTACACCGAGATGCACCTTATGCCTTCCTGCCCATATGGTATGTGGAAGCCATGACTCAGGACCTCCCATCACCCCCCAAGACTCCCTCCCCCAAGTAG
- the STK19 gene encoding serine/threonine-protein kinase 19, with product MQKWFYAFDDAIIQRQWRANPSRGGGGVSFTKEVDNKVATGAPPRRQRVPERACPWREPIRGRRGARPSGGGAGTPGETVRHCSAPEDPIFRFSSLHSYPFPGTIKSRDMSRKRHHLVPETFGVKRRRKRGPMESDPLRGEPGSARAAVSELMQLFPRGLFEDALPPIVLRSQVYSLVPDRTVADRQLKELQEQGEIRIVQLGFDLDAHGIIFTEDYRTRVLKACDGRPYAGAVQKFLASVLPACGDLSFQQDQMTQTFGFRDSEITHLVNAGVLTVRDAGSWWLAVPGAGRFIKYFVKGRQAVLGMVRKAKYRELLLSELLGRRAPVVVRLGLTYHVHDLIGAQLVDCISTTSGTLLRLPET from the exons ATGCAAAAGTGGTTTTATGCTTTCGATGATGCAATCATTCAGCGACAGTGGCGGGCAAACCCCTCCCGGGGCGGGGGAGGTGTGAGCTTCACGAAGGAGGTTGATAACAAAGTGGCCACCGGCGCTCCTCCACGCCGCCAACGAGTCCCCGAGCGTGCGTGCCCTTGGAGGGAGCCAATCCGCGGCCGGCGTGGGGCCCGGCCCAGCGGAGGTGGTGCTG GGACGCCCGGGGAGACCGTACGTCACTGCTCTGCGCCGGAAGACCCTATTTTCAGGTTCTCTTCCCTCCATTCCTACCCCTTCCCCGGTACCATAAAATCCCGGGATATGAGCCGGAAGAGGCATCACCTGGTCCCGGAGACTTTTGGAGTTAAGAGGCGGCGGAAGCGAGGGCCTATGGAGTCGGATCCTCTTCGGGGTGAGCCAG GGTCGGCGCGCGCGGCTGTCTCAGAGCTCATGCAGCTGTTCCCGCGAGGCCTGTTTGAGGACGCGCTGCCGCCCATCGTGCTGAGGAGCCAGGTGTACAGCCTCGTGCCTGACAGGACCGTGGCCGACCGGCAGCTG AAGGAGCTTCAAGAGCAAGGGGAGATCAGAATCGTCCAGCTGGGCTTCGACTTGGATGCCCATGGAATTATCTTCACTGAGGACTACAGGACCAGA GTCCTCAAGGCCTGTGATGGCCGACCGTATGCTGGGGCAGTGCAGAAATTTCTAGCTTCAGTACTTCCAGCCTGTGGGGACCTTAGTTTCCAGCAGGACCAAATGACACAGACCTTTGGCTTCAGGGACTCAGAAATCAC GCATCTGGTGAATGCTGGAGTCCTCACCGTCCGAGATGCTGGGAGCTGGTGGCTAGCTGTGCCTGGAGCTGGGAGATTCATCAAGTACTTTGTTAAAG GGCGCCAGGCTGTCCTTGGCATGGTCCGGAAGGCAAAGTACCGGGAGCTGCTCCTATCAGAGCTCCTAGGCCGGCGGGCGCCTGTCGTGGTGCGGCTTGGCCTCACCTACCATGTGCACGACCTCATTGGGGCTCAGCTAGTGGACTG CATCTCTACCACTTCGGGAACCCTCCTCCGCCTGCCAGAGACATGA
- the DXO gene encoding decapping and exoribonuclease protein isoform X1, producing the protein MDPRGTKRGAEKTEVAEPRNKLPRPAPSLPTDPALYSGPFPFYRRPSELGCFSLDAQRQYHGDARALRYYSPPPTNGPGPNFDLRDGYPDRYQPRDEEVQERLDHLLCWLLEHRGRLEGGPGWLAEAIVTWRGHLTKLLTTPYERQEGWQLAASRFQGTLYLSEVETPNAQAQRLARPPLLRELMYMGYKFEQYMCADKPGSSPDPSGEVNTNVAFCSVLRSRLGSHPLLFSGEVDCTDPQAPSTQPPTCYVELKTSKEMHSPGQWRSFYRHKLLKWWAQSFLPGVPNVVAGFRNPEGFVSSLKTFPTMKMFEYVRNDRDGWNPSVCMNFCAAFLSFAQSTVVQDDPRLVHLFSWEPGGPVTVSVHRDAPYAFLPIWYVEAMTQDLPSPPKTPSPK; encoded by the exons ATGGATCCCAGGGGGACTAAGAGAGGAGCCGAGAAGACAGAGGTAGCTGAGCCTCGGAACAAACTACCTCGTCCAGCACCTTCTTTGCCCACAGACCCTGCCCTCTACTCTGGGCCCTTTCCTTTCTACCGGCGCCCTTCGGAACTGGGCTGCTTCTCCCTGGATGCTCAACGCCAGTACCATGGAGATGCCCGGGCCCTGCGCTACTATAGCCCACCCCCCACTAACGGTCCAGGCCCCAACTTTGACCTCAGAGACGGATACCCGGATCGATACCAGCCCCGGGACGAGGAGGTCCAAGAAAGGCTGGACCACCTGCTGTGCTGGCTCCTGGAACACCGAGGCCGGTTGGAGGG GGGTCCAGGCTGGCTGGCAGAGGCCATAGTGACGTGGCGGGGGCACCTGACAAAACTGCTGACGACACCGTATGAGCGGCAGGAGGGCTGGCAGCTGGCAGCCTCCCGGTTCCAGGGAACACTATACCTGAGTGAAGTGGAGACGCCAAACGCTCAGGCCCAGAGGCTTGCTCGGCCACCGCTCCTCCGGGAGCTTATGTACATGGGATACAAATTTGAGCAGTACATGTGTGCAG ACAAACCTGGAAGCTCCCCAGACCCCTCTGGGGAGGTTAACACCAACGTGGCCTTCTGCTCTGTGCTACGCAGCCGCCTGGGAAGCCACCCTCTGCTCTTCTCAGGGGAGGTAGACTGCACAGACCCCCAGGCCCCATCCACACAGCCCCCGACCTGCTATGTGGAGCTCAAGACCTCCAAGGAGATGCACAGCCCTGGCCAATGGAGGAGTTTCTACAG ACACAAGCTCCTGAAATGGTGGGCTCAGTCATTCCTCCCAGGGGTCCCGAATGTTGTTGCTGGCTTCCGTAACCCAGAGGGTTTTGTCTCTTCCCTCAAGACCTTTCCTACCATGAAGATGTTTGAATATGTCAGG AATGACCGTGACGGCTGGAATCCCTCTGTGTGCATGAACTTCTGTGCCGCCTTCCTTAGCTTTGCCCAGAGCACAGTTGTCCAGGATGACCCCAG GCTCGTTCACCTCTTCTCTTGGGAGCCTGGCGGCCCAGTCACTGTGTCTGTACACCGAGATGCACCTTATGCCTTCCTGCCCATATGGTATGTGGAAGCCATGACTCAGGACCTCCCATCACCCCCCAAGACTCCCTCCCCCAAGTAG